cccggttggtggttccaaccgggacaaaaggcccgcgtagccttttgtcccggttggaaccaccaaccgggacaaaagtccccccttttgtcccatttcgtgcctccaaccgggacaaaaggccttgcgccccttatccccttccctctccccccgcccgagccattcagctcacttgttttcttgctgttcttggctcgggatagaggagttcttgctcatttcttcaccacatttgtgaagatctttgattccccgtccatccatctgctctaaaggtttggggcttgtttttctcttcttccttggcttgtatagctcatttcatactttagaaatagagaaaatgtgtagctagctcatttcttggacatttagctagctagattgcatatgtaggtgtaattttcttttagatttagatgagtatatggatagtagaaatttttagaatgagtgtagatacttcatgtgatgtacttgtatatatgaccatattgtggatagttgatttttttattcgtgaatgaattaatgaaatgagtatattatagaattttttgtattatgaatggattattttgacactctagtgatgtatttaatcaggctcacattgaaaccatctagaagctaaaaaaatctttatttcgaaacaagtatacgtcgttaatctccatccaacggtgatggcactacctttcagggatacacgatgcgctataaggacgtcgcaaatcggttggtcgcatcaccagcacttccgattgataagaagacagcatttgacgcagtcagcatgcccgttgttgtactgagagcatatcaacgagcatgctgcctgtgccaagtgctgtgcctattaatcgtaaatgttggtgctgcgactagccgattggtgacatccttgtaccgcaccgtgtccccccgaaaggcagtgtcatcaccgcagggttgaggttactgacatatacattttcagaaataaaggtttatttttcttctagagggtttctggatattgaaaagagtgtactcctggaactgaagggtgtcaaagtaattagaagttatagagatttctttcaattaattagagatttcttgaggattaatgatacatttcgtcttttttatataatttcattgttatttgcaagagttattaatctgatcattgtaattgtaatagtaaataatttttgctttgtaatggtaagaatttataattttgtggaaaataaaggtatttttcagtaaaatatggcttcagcagctggagggagtggcgccggtgggggtgatcgttgtccttctggagagaagggcacaactcgagtaggtcgtcggtccaaaaaacctagtgcttttcatagggcagcgctccgttatttggaaaaagaatatagagaatgcatggcaaggggtgaggaacctccgtttgatcttgaggatttattgcggcgttacggttcgtcaccaccaaactcggaggtttcagctccgccatcttattctgcgccagcaagaaatccgttagaacattctgcgttccaatgcaaggacggttgaaaacctatgtgttgttgaccgaatttttaaatttcatgtatagtactcctttgctaagttctgtaatggattaagtaccccttttaattaatcaagatgtatgatggatattgcatatcttttaattattcatgttatgttacatttagtttaatttaggtttgatatattttatttattcgatacgtgtaaagaattcaaatcaatttatttaaaatgcagatggaccggcaatggatgtacaatgcggaccgacgttcgaaagaattcattgatggcctgcattatttttggtctgtggctgaggcaaacaagcagaatggttttatgtgctgcccgtgtgttcattgcaacaataacaaggattactcatcttcaagaatcctacacagccacattttcgcaaatggtttcatgaaaaagtatgtttgttggacgaagcacggagaacagggggttaccatggaagacaatgaagaagaagattttgacgaccactttcccgggaatgctggaatcggtgcattcgatgacgatattcccatggaagagcccgaagtagatgtagcagaaaatgatcccagcgacgatttggggcaagcattgcacaatgtgcaggcagactgtgagagtgaaacggagaggttgaagttccagaagttgttagaggaccaccataagttgttgtacccagattgtcaaaatggatttaagaaacttggcaccaccttggagttgctgcaatggaaggcgacaaatggtgtatccgacaagggatttggtgaattactcaaacttgttaaaaaaatgcttcctaaggacaatgaattgcctgccacaacgtatgaagccaaacaacttgtttaccctttgggactggaagtgcaaaagatacatgcatgccccaacgactgcatcctctaccgaggcgagtacgagaatttggatgcatgtcccgtatgcaatgcattgcgttacaagattagaaaagatgatcctggagatgtcgagggggagcctccccggaagagagttcctgcgaaggtcatgtggtatttgcctataataccacgtttgaagcgtctgtttagaaataaagataatgctaagttgatgcgatggcacaaagaggaacgcaagaaagactcgatgttgagacaccctgctgatgggtcgcagtggagaaaaatagatagaacgtaccctaaatttgatttggatgcgagaaacataaggttcggtttgagtacggatggcatgaatccttttggtgagatgagcagtggtcatagcacttggcctgtgactctttgtctgtataatcttccaccatggctctgcatgaaacaaaagttcatcatgatgccagtgcttatcccgggtccaaagcagcccggaaatgacattgatgtgtacctaagaccattggtcgaagaactcttattgctctggggcgatgaaggtgtacggatgtgggatgaatacaaacaggaaaacttcaacctacgagcattgctgttcgtaacgatcaatgactggcctgctcttagtaacttgtcaggacattcgaacaagggatacaaagcatgcacacactgtttagatgataccgataatatatggttgactcactgtaagaaggttgtatacatgggtcatcgtcggtttcttcccatcaggcatgcggtacgaaagaagggcaagcatttcaaaggccaagcggaccaccgaacaaaaccgatgcaccatagtggtaaagacgtcttcaacatggtaaaagatctagaaattatttttggaaagggatctgggagccaacctgttccgaacgaaaacggaatggcgcccatgtggaagaagaaatctatattttgggagctaccatattgggaagtcttagatgttcgtcatgcaattgatgtgatgcacctcacgaagaatttttgcgtcaacctgatagcattcttgggagtgtacggaaagacaaaagatacagtagaagcacgtcaagaattgcaacgtatggaagaacgagatgccttacatccacaacagcgagataatggacgacaatacttaagtcctgccagctatactcttagcaaggaagagaaagaaaccatgtttgactgcttgagcagtataaaggttccatctggatactcatccaatataaaaggaatcttaaatttggcagagaagaaatttacaaatctcaagtcccatgactgccatgtgcttatgaccgaacttcttccagttgtgctgcgggggattctgcctgataacatccggttaaccatcgtgaagatatgtgccttcctcaacgcagtttctcagaagataattgacccggagaatttgataaagctgcaaaacgatgtggtgcaatgtcttgttggctttgagctgatatttccaccatctttcttcaacatcatgacacatcttctagtgcaccttgtcaaagagattgatattctcggaccagtatttctacacaacatgttcccattcgaaaggttcatgggggtactcaagaaatgtgttcgtaatagagctcgtccagaaggaagcatcgccagtgcctacggaactgaggaggtcattgacttttgtgttgactttattgatgaccttaaaccaattggagtccctgaatcgcgatatgaggggagactaactggaaagggtacattaggaaagaaatcttatgtctgcacagatgatttctcattcaagaaagcgcattatacggttcttcaacaatcatccttggttgacccatatatcgaggaacacaagaaaattctgctctccaatttcccggaaaaagtctgaggcatggattacacgtgagcacatgaacactttctgcagctggttgcggaagcatctaatgcataacatggatataattgaacaactgttcttattggctaggggaccatcttggaatatcttaacataccaagggtacgagataaatggaaacacattttatacgatagcccaagataaaaagagtaccaaccaaaacagcggtgttcgtatggatgccacggacaataatggaaaaaaagacacatattacggctacattgaagagatatgggagctggattacggtcccaatttcaaggtgcctctatttcgttgccaatgggttaagctatctggaggaggggtaacaaaagatgagtatgggatgacaatagttgatctcaacaatcttgggtatagagacgagccatttgtcctagcccaggatgtcgctcaggttttctacattaaggacatgtccagcaagccaaagaaggggatcaacaagcaaaaggatgagcctaagcgacacatagttctatcaggaaagagaaacatcgttggagtggaggacaagacagacttttcagaagaatataataattttgttgccattccacttttcgaagtaaatgctgatccatgcatcctgctagccaatgatgatgctccatacttgcgccgtgatcataatcaagggacatttgtgaagagaaagtctgttaccgctaatccttcatgtacttgaatcattttatattattgtataaaaacataatcgcaattcgaatacttttattatatatgtactgtacaattatactttatgtgttatttatattattttatatatttttcacttaattactagactcaattataattttcattcaataatggattactcaactaattttatttatttcatgaaattacattcacattaacacactatactctctcactaacacacactatctctcaaactcacacactactcattaatatcatgaaattgcttaattttatctaaaattcactttttaaacgttaatatcgtgatagaatccactttctatcgaaaagcaacagtttgaaaaaaactttcacctaatatatttttgcatggtcaaaataacaaatatgatttcaaaaaagttagatatttcattgacccaatcacttgaatgaaaattaattatttttgttgcgtgtatcaagtttatatagagataagaaattttgttccataatttttggaatcacaaatgaaagccaattttaaaagagaagtaaaaaagaaacaaaaacaaacataacattaggcgggaacgagggaaaacgggccccttttgtcccgggtggtagatccacccgggactaaaggtgggccgcgggctgggaattttcccggcccgcccaaaaaccccttttgtcccgggtgaagccaccacccgggagaaaaggtccttttgtcccgggtcgtggcttcacccgggacaaaagccccccccccccatatatttccttcctccttcgcccttctcctaacacttggtttctcatctgcgcccgtcctgctccccccaccgcgcgagccgagcaccgccgccatcgacgccgccgccgcccagagccccgacctcacgccgccgcccagagccaccgccgccgccatcctgctccccccaccgcgcgagccgagcaccgccgccatcgacgtcgccgccgcccagagcccgccccgacctcacgccgccgcctagagcccgccccgacctcacgccgccgccaaggTGCTCAAATTTAGTGCAAAGAAGTAGTAAAACTTTTGCATCGTTAAGGGAGTTAGAGGTTCAATTTCGGCAcctcatatttttgtacaacaatattcttatgcaAAAATTTTATTGTGATTTGAGCAAGATATTAAATTCGTGACGATTTCTACTTTCATTTTGTGACGTTTTCAGATGTTTGCCACAGAAACTGGGCCCAAACTAGAGTCCATATGGATTATTTGCAAATATATAATGAAAATTTATAAATTGTCATAGATCCTGTCTATTTATGGCAGTTTTCGTAAATTTCACCAAAAATCTATCATACATTTAAGGATTTCTTGTAGCAGTAGAAATGAGTTATTTTTTGATTCGCTCCTTAAAAAAAAGGGTgttcctacaaattatttttgtagtagtgataaaAGGGTACACTAATAAGTCTTTAGATAGATGAAGTTTGAATAGGGGTGAAAAGACATATACTTAGGGTTCCACAAATTACTACAGAATATCAACAACGGTATTATGtaaaaaaatgaataaattaaaagagagaaacagTAAAGATATCAGCAGAAGCAGTGATTTGACGACTAAAGTACTAATTAACCCAGTAGCTAGGAAGCTACACTCATGTAACTTTGGGACATGctcataatttgaaatcataatttagagtgaaatcataatttgttgttaagagtgaaatcataatttgttgtgtaaataaaggtatatttacaaatttttaaatgtatgaatgtatgtatgtatgtatgtgtaaagtgagtttaaatttcttttaaatatttcatgtatatttcttgaattacttagtgaaatatttctcgacctcatccatcgatcggtacttagtgaaattatcgatagaatatttcaagttcatttcttgaattacttagagaatattactcgacctcgtccatcgatcggtacttagtcaaatgctcgcaaatatgtggaatatttagataattttttaagggttttatttgtattcatattttagttacgatggacccgcgacacacagacgcggaagacgaacagttcttgttgaatatgattggcgaaggtcaaggagatgtcgctgaacaagctgatgttGGCAGCAATAccaacatatatttgaatatgtccggtgatggaattgaggcaccatctattcaggatgacgctgctgctgaacaaagtgctaatgtacatatcacaactataattatttgtagtgacaatcatattttcatctgaatttatatgaatactatgaatgttttttatagccgtctggatcatcgtcgcagcagaaaaagacgaagcgaggcccaacaaaaaaactggaagggcggttcattataacggaagttggtccagatggcgaaccgatcgctccagaagctgccgccaaaaaattcataagacaatccggatgtattgtcagggaccacatcccgatcagctttaggctctggaaagcttccaatccaagtgaggaacgggatgcggtacccgaaagagaaaaagaatggtgctggcgggagcttaagaaaaacttcacggttccagctgaatccgaagagatatgcaagcgctggaccctgagtaagatggccgaacaactgtgatcattcaagaaaattttgacgaagaaatatatcaagaccgggaccacacccgtatttaccggcgagctcgaaaagctcaggggtcactgggatgcatttgtggaatacaagtcttcggagcttgggcttcagaaggtgcagaaggccaaagacaacgcctcgaagaaagtgtaccatcacactctaggccaaggaggctacaagcttgcagtacccaaatgggagaagatggagcaggatctgcttgacagaggcatccgacctgcgaccatgaactggcctgaaaggtcaaggacctggttttatggtcacgggggaagcttggacccattgactggtgactgcatctatgggccaaacatccagcgagcagcccagagactacaggaggccatacaaacagcggccgagggaacattccagccggatagagagagggacgagctgacttacgcccttgggaatccagagcatccgggccgcacaagaggcaaaggcgtggttccatggaagtatgggttcagggattacattgattcatatagaagc
This genomic interval from Panicum virgatum strain AP13 chromosome 8K, P.virgatum_v5, whole genome shotgun sequence contains the following:
- the LOC120646434 gene encoding uncharacterized protein LOC120646434 produces the protein MYNADRRSKEFIDGLHYFWSVAEANKQNGFMCCPCVHCNNNKDYSSSRILHSHIFANGFMKKYVCWTKHGEQGVTMEDNEEEDFDDHFPGNAGIGAFDDDIPMEEPEVDVAENDPSDDLGQALHNVQADCESETERLKFQKLLEDHHKLLYPDCQNGFKKLGTTLELLQWKATNGVSDKGFGELLKLVKKMLPKDNELPATTYEAKQLVYPLGLEVQKIHACPNDCILYRGEYENLDACPVCNALRYKIRKDDPGDVEGEPPRKRVPAKVMWYLPIIPRLKRLFRNKDNAKLMRWHKEERKKDSMLRHPADGSQWRKIDRTYPKFDLDARNIRFGLSTDGMNPFVLIPGPKQPGNDIDVYLRPLVEELLLLWGDEGVRMWDEYKQENFNLRALLFVTINDWPALSNLSGHSNKGYKACTHCLDDTDNIWLTHCKKVVYMGHRRFLPIRHAVRKKGKHFKGQADHRTKPMHHSGKDVFNMVKDLEIIFGKGSGSQPVPNENGMAPMWKKKSIFWELPYWEVLDRDNGRQYLSPASYTLSKEEKETMFDCLSSIKVPSGYSSNIKGILNLAEKKFTNLKSHDCHVLMTELLPVVLRGILPDNIRLTIVKICAFLNAVSQKIIDPENLIKLQNDVVQCLVGFELIFPPSFFNIMTHLLVHLVKEIDILGPVFLHNMFPFERFMGVLKKCVRNRARPEGSIASAYGTEEVIDFCVDFIDDLKPIGVPESRYEGRLTGKGTLGKKSYVCTDDFSFKKAHYTVLQQSSLVDPYIEEHKKILRGPSWNILTYQGYEINGNTFYTIAQDKKSTNQNSGVRMDATDNNGKKDTYYGYIEEIWELDYGPNFKVPLFRCQWVKLSGGGVTKDEYGMTIVDLNNLGYRDEPFVLAQDVAQVFYIKDMSSKPKKGINKQKDEPKRHIVLSGKRNIVGVEDKTDFSEEYNNFVAIPLFEVNADPCILLANDDAPYLRRDHNQGTFVK